From one Rosa rugosa chromosome 4, drRosRugo1.1, whole genome shotgun sequence genomic stretch:
- the LOC133741902 gene encoding F-box/kelch-repeat protein At3g23880-like, with amino-acid sequence MSDYLPEECLTEILVRVPVKSLLRFRSVSKTWDSLIPSPAFITTQLNHAHHKASHGERSNQQDQFILFRHYSSCYYVSDDDHGCEINITSRGEECFALHKDDESFPHNPTLKLKPPHNNFLKYLRIVGSMNGIVCMVDWNKCVFWNPSLNKTMKTSFETGFSSSFPVNHLLGLGCDPITNDLKLVRLFYSRENNHYVVPPLVEIFTFSTKSWREVAAPGPMYIVVQSKSSPQAFVSGAFHWVAHTPPGQGSLCNVIVAFDMANEVFNEIALPSCLASKRHLNMTVVLLNGSLSLVPDNMFRAGSNYSSSVWIMKEYGVAESWTKLFDMQYWGTRSGEGDHFQKQWGTSID; translated from the coding sequence ATGTCTGATTATCTCCCAGAGGAATGTCTGACAGAGATACTGGTTAGAGTACCAGTGAAGTCACTGTTGAGATTCAGGTCCGTTTCGAAAACATGGGATTCTCTCATTCCTAGCCCTGCATTCATCACCACCCAACTCAATCATGCTCATCATAAAGCTAGCCATGGTGAAAGAAGCAACCAGCAGGACCAGTTTATTCTGTTTCGACACTACTCTTCCTGTTATTATGTCAGCGACGACGACCATGGTTGTGAAATTAATATCACTAGCAGAGGGGAAGAGTGCTTTGCTTTGCACAAGGATGATGAATCCTTCCCCCACAATCCCACCTTGAAACTCAAACCCCCACACAACAACTTTCTGAAGTACTTACGGATTGTGGGCTCGATGAATGGGATAGTCTGCATGGTCGACTGGAATAAGTGTGTTTTTTGGAACCCTTCTTTGAACAAAACAATGAAAACCTCCTTTGAAACAGGATTTTCATCATCCTTTCCTGTTAACCATCTTCTTGGTCTTGGCTGTGACCCCATTACCAATGACCTCAAGCTGGTAAGACTTTTCTATTCTAGGGAAAACAATCATTATGTTGTTCCACCTCTTGTTGAGATTTTCACCTTCAGTACTAAATCATGGCGAGAAGTTGCCGCCCCCGGTCCTATGTATATTGTGGTGCAAAGTAAATCTTCACCACAGGCCTTTGTGTCAGGTGCATTCCACTGGGTTGCACATACTCCACCAGGACAGGGTTCTTTGTGCAATGTGATCGTGGCATTCGATATGGCTAAtgaggtttttaatgaaattgcaCTTCCCAGCTGTTTAGCTTCAAAGCGTCACTTGAATATGACAGTGGTTTTGTTGAACGGTTCACTTTCTCTGGTCCCAGATAATATGTTCCGTGCCGGCTCAAATTATTCGAGCTCCGTGTGGATCATGAAAGAGTATGGCGTTGCAGAATCTTGGACTAAACTATTCGATATGCAATACTGGGGAACAAGGAGTGGGGAGGGTGATCACTTTCAGAAACAATGGGGAACTTCTATTGATTAG
- the LOC133746515 gene encoding F-box/kelch-repeat protein At3g23880-like isoform X2: MSDYLPKECLTEILVRVPVKSLLRFRCVSKTWDSLISSPAFITTHLNHAHHKASHGERSNHQFILFRHYSCCDSISEDDHGYRTYITSKEEECFALHKDDESFPHNPTLKLNPPHNSSGKYFPIVGSMNGIVCMIDWNECVFWNPSLNKTMKTSFETGFPSFLPVKHFLGLGCDPITNDLKLVRLFYYKEHVVPPLVEIFTLSTNSWREVSVPGPMYIVVQSKSSPQAFVSGAFHWVACTPPEQGSICNVIVAFDMANEIMRSMETHITRALCGS, translated from the exons ATGTCTGATTATCTCCCAAAGGAATGTCTGACAGAGATACTGGTCAGAGTACCAGTGAAGTCACTGTTGAGATTTAGGTGCGTTTCGAAAACATGGGATTCTCTCATTTCTAGCCCTGCATTCATCACCACCCACCTCAATCATGCTCATCATAAAGCTAGCCATGGTGAAAGAAGCAACCACCAGTTTATTCTGTTTCGACACTACTCTTGCTGTGATTCTATTAGTGAAGACGACCATGGTTATCGAACTTATATCACTAGCAAAGAGGAAGAGTGCTTTGCTTTGCACAAGGATGATGAATCCTTCCCCCACAATCCCACCTTGAAACTCAACCCCCCACATAACAGCTCTGGGAAGTACTTCCCGATTGTGGGCTCGATGAATGGGATAGTCTGCATGATCGACTGGAATGAGTGTGTTTTTTGGAATCCTTCTTTGAACAAAACAATGAAGACCTCCTTTGAAACAGGATTTCCATCATTCTTACCTGTTAAGCATTTTCTTGGTCTCGGCTGTGACCCCATTACCAATGACCTCAAGCTGGTAAGACTTTTCTATTATAAGGAACATGTCGTTCCACCTCTTGTTGAGATTTTCACCCTCAGTACTAACTCATGGCGAGAAGTTTCCGTCCCCGGTCCTATGTATATTGTGGTGCAAAGTAAATCTTCACCACAGGCCTTTGTGTCAGGTGCATTCCACTGGGTTGCTTGTACTCCACCAGAACAGGGTTCTATATGCAATGTGATCGTGGCATTCGATATGGCTAATGAG ATAATGAGGTCTATGGAGACTCATATTACTCGAGCTCTGTGTGGATCATGA
- the LOC133746515 gene encoding F-box/kelch-repeat protein At3g23880-like isoform X1, whose protein sequence is MSDYLPKECLTEILVRVPVKSLLRFRCVSKTWDSLISSPAFITTHLNHAHHKASHGERSNHQFILFRHYSCCDSISEDDHGYRTYITSKEEECFALHKDDESFPHNPTLKLNPPHNSSGKYFPIVGSMNGIVCMIDWNECVFWNPSLNKTMKTSFETGFPSFLPVKHFLGLGCDPITNDLKLVRLFYYKEHVVPPLVEIFTLSTNSWREVSVPGPMYIVVQSKSSPQAFVSGAFHWVACTPPEQGSICNVIVAFDMANEVFYEIALPSCLASKRHLNMTVVLLNGSLSLVPDNEVYGDSYYSSSVWIMKEYGVAESWTKLFDIDIGEQEVRRVITFRNNGELLLISNLGELLSYEPYTQETTDLHFGRYISYSDAPTYKTGSYFVDTHMESLVLLNE, encoded by the coding sequence ATGTCTGATTATCTCCCAAAGGAATGTCTGACAGAGATACTGGTCAGAGTACCAGTGAAGTCACTGTTGAGATTTAGGTGCGTTTCGAAAACATGGGATTCTCTCATTTCTAGCCCTGCATTCATCACCACCCACCTCAATCATGCTCATCATAAAGCTAGCCATGGTGAAAGAAGCAACCACCAGTTTATTCTGTTTCGACACTACTCTTGCTGTGATTCTATTAGTGAAGACGACCATGGTTATCGAACTTATATCACTAGCAAAGAGGAAGAGTGCTTTGCTTTGCACAAGGATGATGAATCCTTCCCCCACAATCCCACCTTGAAACTCAACCCCCCACATAACAGCTCTGGGAAGTACTTCCCGATTGTGGGCTCGATGAATGGGATAGTCTGCATGATCGACTGGAATGAGTGTGTTTTTTGGAATCCTTCTTTGAACAAAACAATGAAGACCTCCTTTGAAACAGGATTTCCATCATTCTTACCTGTTAAGCATTTTCTTGGTCTCGGCTGTGACCCCATTACCAATGACCTCAAGCTGGTAAGACTTTTCTATTATAAGGAACATGTCGTTCCACCTCTTGTTGAGATTTTCACCCTCAGTACTAACTCATGGCGAGAAGTTTCCGTCCCCGGTCCTATGTATATTGTGGTGCAAAGTAAATCTTCACCACAGGCCTTTGTGTCAGGTGCATTCCACTGGGTTGCTTGTACTCCACCAGAACAGGGTTCTATATGCAATGTGATCGTGGCATTCGATATGGCTAATGAGGTTTTTTATGAAATTGCACTTCCCAGCTGTTTAGCTTCAAAGCGTCACTTGAATATGACAGTGGTTTTGTTGAACGGTTCACTTTCTCTGGTCCCAGATAATGAGGTCTATGGAGACTCATATTACTCGAGCTCTGTGTGGATCATGAAAGAGTATGGCGTGGCAGAATCTTGGACTAAGCTATTTGATATCGATATTGGTGAACAAGAAGTGAGAAGGGTGATCACTTTCAGAAACAATGGGGAACTTCTATTGATTAGCAATCTGGGTGAACTGTTATCATATGAACCCTATACTCAAGAGACTACAGATCTTCACTTCGGCAGGTATATAAGCTATTCTGATGCACCAACTTATAAGACCGGCTCATATTTTGTAGATACTCACATGGAGAGCCTTGTTTTGTTGAATGAATGA
- the LOC133746018 gene encoding uncharacterized protein LOC133746018 codes for MEMEQLLSMGFPTDLAAEALAATGGNSALKATDWILNRNSSTTATSTPTATSQPKLDRFFLSQSSNSQSQDKQEPEEQQSTPTSQLPKRRKLLVPETPPPTTSDKPATAAAHHQPLSERMRPRTLNDVVGQDHLLAPNSLLRSAIKCERLPSLVFWGPPGTGKTSIAKAIINSASSSAARPYRFVSLSAVTAGVKDVRDAIDEARKRKKLNGQRTVLFIDEVHRFNKSQQDSFLPVIEDGSIVFMGATTENPSFHLITPLLSRSRVLDLRPLSPQYIEVLLRRAAENSEVGLARSVGMQVDVEEEVIRFISANCDGDARVALNALEISATTAAARASTPDSAAGVTLEDAKEALQCKHVASDKAGDEHYNLISALHKSMRGSDANAAIYWLARMVEGGQEPLYIARRLVRFASEDVGLADPLALNQAVACYQACHFIGMPECNVILAQCVAYLALAPKSIAVYKAMNSAAEVVRSSVGQNEGVPLHLRNAPTKLMKDFGYGKGYIYTPDNPSAEQRFLPPSLEGYKFLDWPISNDTDG; via the coding sequence ATGGAAATGGAGCAGCTGTTAAGCATGGGCTTCCCCACCGACCTCGCCGCCGAAGCCCTCGCTGCCACCGGCGGCAACTCCGCTCTCAAAGCCACCGATTGGATTCTCAACCGCAATTCCTCCACCACCGCCACCTCCACTCCCACCGCCACCTCTCAACCCAAACTCGATCGCTTCTTCCTCTCCCAATCCTCAAATTCACAATCCCAAGACAAACAAGAACCAGAAGAACAACAGTCCACCCCAACCTCCCAACTCCCCAAGCGCCGCAAACTACTCGTCCCGGAAACCCCGCCGCCCACCACCTCCGATAAACCCGCAACCGCCGCCGCCCACCACCAGCCCTTGTCGGAGCGCATGCGGCCCAGGACCCTAAACGACGTCGTCGGCCAGGACCACCTCCTCGCCCCAAACTCCCTCCTCCGCTCCGCAATCAAATGCGAGCGTCTCCCTTCCCTCGTCTTCTGGGGCCCACCCGGCACCGGCAAGACCTCCATCGCCAAAGCCATCATCAACtccgcctcctcctccgccgcccgGCCCTACCGGTTCGTCTCGCTCTCCGCCGTCACCGCCGGCGTCAAAGACGTCAGGGACGCCATCGACGAGGCccggaagaggaagaagctGAACGGCCAGAGGACCGTTCTCTTCATCGACGAGGTTCACAGGTTCAACAAGTCGCAGCAGGACTCTTTCTTGCCGGTGATCGAAGACGGCAGCATAGTCTTCATGGGCGCCACCACTGAGAACCCTTCGTTCCATTTGATCACGCCGCTCTTGTCTAGGTCTCGAGTTCTTGATCTTCGACCCTTGAGCCCGCAATATATAGAGGTTCTTCTCCGGCGAGCGGCGGAAAACTCCGAAGTCGGATTGGCTCGGAGCGTGGGGATGCAAGTAGATGTGGAGGAGGAAGTCATTCGTTTTATCTCCGCCAATTGCGACGGAGATGCTAGAGTGGCACTCAATGCATTGGAAATCTCAGCTACAACAGCAGCTGCCCGAGCCTCAACGCCGGATTCAGCAGCTGGTGTTACCTTGGAGGATGCCAAGGAAGCATTGCAGTGCAAGCATGTGGCTTCGGACAAAGCAGGGGATGAGCACTACAACCTCATCAGTGCGCTTCACAAGTCTATGAGAGGAAGTGATGCCAATGCTGCTATTTATTGGCTGGCAAGGATGGTTGAGGGAGGGCAGGAGCCTCTGTACATTGCGCGCCGGCTCGTGAGGTTTGCCAGCGAAGATGTGGGGCTGGCGGACCCGTTGGCACTTAATCAAGCTGTGGCTTGTTACCAAGCTTGTCACTTTATTGGAATGCCAGAGTGCAATGTGATTCTTGCACAGTGTGTGGCTTACTTGGCTTTGGCTCCGAAGTCGATTGCTGTTTATAAAGCAATGAATAGTGCAGCAGAAGTGGTGAGGAGTTCGGTCGGACAGAATGAGGGGGTGCCTCTTCATCTCAGGAATGCACCGACTAAGctgatgaaggattttgggtaTGGGAAAGGATATATATACACTCCTGACAATCCCTCTGCAGAACAGAGATTTCTACCGCCATCACTTGAAGGTTACAAGTTTCTGGATTGGCCAATCAGTAATGACACTGATGGATGA